Proteins encoded by one window of uncultured Draconibacterium sp.:
- a CDS encoding 4Fe-4S binding protein, giving the protein MKPKTKSTNWPRLTVQWGVLAFILVLAFLPDLTKINTPDFEAYCPFGGMQALGSYLLSQALSCTMTSAQIVMGILLFVGVLLFSKLFCSYICPIGTVSEWLGSLGDKLKIRFTIKGIADKVLRLLKYILLFTTLYYTLQSNELFCKKFDPYFALASGFNTDVVLQFAIISIVLVVVGSIFIRLFWCKYICPLGAISNIFKFSVFFVAILFVYIVLLKLGVSISYVWPLAIACAVGYALELRSLQSKITPLAKITRNESTCTSCQLCTKKCPQAIDVASLKTVKHVDCNLCGDCLLVCPVKNTLTINKQPKLKRLPVIAIAVLVLAGVLLGNVWEVPTIDLKWADQEVIDDAAVFSMSGLKNIKCYGSSTAFANQMKRVEGVYGVATYVKHHRVKIYYDDSILNEEELQEELFTPQKVVFRTLPADVQQVYAISLQLENFFDSYDFNYLSYVIRKETNAVGMISEFACPVIVKIFFPEEIQNKTELIDLIESETFVIETTAGPQEIDLGYEAAVDPEYYITSKPEYAKMMFTPFDRTFNYRSNYTDDVVSTYTFSLGNNNKVRNRLSYLVSHLSNDEGIVEFQTKLDESYKEVIEISFVDTMTNIPDINSALLTDSLTITYSSGKTGKVKNMFDFSEEINDQSINNK; this is encoded by the coding sequence GTCAAGCCCTCTCCTGCACCATGACCAGCGCTCAAATTGTAATGGGGATTCTCCTTTTTGTTGGCGTTCTCCTGTTCAGCAAACTTTTCTGTTCGTACATTTGCCCAATTGGCACTGTTAGCGAATGGCTTGGAAGCCTGGGTGATAAACTTAAAATTAGGTTTACAATAAAAGGTATCGCAGACAAAGTATTACGCTTGTTAAAGTACATTCTGTTATTCACTACACTTTATTATACCCTCCAATCCAACGAATTATTTTGTAAAAAGTTTGATCCGTACTTTGCTCTGGCATCAGGTTTTAATACTGATGTTGTACTACAGTTCGCCATTATTTCAATTGTTTTGGTTGTAGTAGGGTCAATATTTATTCGATTATTCTGGTGTAAATACATTTGCCCGCTGGGCGCTATATCCAATATATTTAAGTTTTCGGTATTCTTTGTGGCAATTTTATTTGTGTACATAGTGTTACTGAAACTTGGTGTATCAATAAGTTATGTTTGGCCATTGGCTATTGCCTGCGCCGTCGGATATGCACTTGAACTCCGTTCATTGCAAAGCAAAATTACTCCACTGGCAAAAATTACGCGCAACGAAAGCACTTGTACAAGCTGCCAGTTATGTACAAAGAAATGCCCGCAAGCCATTGATGTAGCAAGCTTAAAAACAGTAAAACATGTTGATTGCAACTTGTGTGGCGACTGTTTATTGGTTTGCCCGGTAAAAAATACATTAACCATTAATAAACAACCTAAATTAAAACGACTTCCGGTTATTGCAATCGCGGTTCTGGTGCTTGCCGGAGTACTATTAGGTAATGTATGGGAAGTTCCTACAATCGATCTGAAATGGGCCGACCAAGAAGTAATAGACGACGCAGCTGTATTTTCAATGTCGGGGCTGAAAAATATAAAATGCTACGGCAGTTCTACGGCATTTGCCAACCAGATGAAGCGTGTTGAAGGTGTGTATGGAGTAGCAACCTATGTTAAACATCACCGTGTAAAAATTTATTACGACGACAGTATTCTTAACGAAGAGGAACTGCAGGAAGAATTATTTACGCCGCAAAAGGTTGTATTCAGAACACTCCCCGCTGATGTGCAACAAGTTTATGCCATTTCATTGCAACTGGAAAACTTCTTCGACAGCTACGATTTTAACTACTTAAGTTACGTGATTAGAAAAGAAACAAATGCCGTTGGAATGATCTCTGAATTTGCATGCCCGGTAATTGTTAAAATCTTCTTCCCCGAAGAAATTCAAAACAAAACTGAATTAATTGACCTAATAGAAAGTGAAACATTCGTTATTGAAACAACTGCCGGTCCGCAAGAAATCGACCTGGGCTATGAAGCGGCTGTTGATCCGGAATACTATATTACAAGCAAGCCGGAGTATGCAAAAATGATGTTCACTCCATTTGACCGGACATTTAACTACAGAAGCAATTACACCGATGATGTGGTAAGCACATATACATTTTCATTGGGTAACAACAATAAGGTTCGAAACAGACTCTCCTACCTTGTCAGTCATCTTTCAAACGACGAAGGCATTGTTGAATTTCAGACAAAACTTGATGAAAGCTACAAAGAAGTGATTGAGATTTCGTTTGTGGATACAATGACAAATATTCCCGACATAAACTCTGCGCTTTTAACCGATTCGCTCACTATCACCTATTCGAGCGGAAAAACCGGGAAAGTAAAGAACATGTTTGATTTCTCGGAAGAAATTAACGATCAGTCAATAAACAATAAATAA